Within Halarchaeum grantii, the genomic segment TTGACGACGGTGGTCTCGAAGCCCGCGCGGGCTGTGTAGAGTGCGGCGTTCAGTCCGGCGACGCCGCCGCCGACGACGACGACGCTCGGCCGGGGAGTGGAGTCGCTCATACCGCACCGATACGGAGTCAGCGGTTACAACGGTTGCGGACCCGGTGACGGCGCCGAACGCTGACGTGACCCGGGCGCGACGTCGCGTCCCGGTCGCCCCACGGCTCGCGACGGATTCACCGACCACTTATGCCGGTCGCGCGCGCACGGAGACGCGTGAAGACCGTCGAGGTCAGTACGACCGTCTACGCCCCCCGCGAGGAGGTCTACGACTTCCTGCTCGACTTCCCCGGATACGCCGACTACTCGAAGCACCTCGAGTCCGTCCGCGCGGACGGCGACGGCGAGCCGGGAACCGAGTACCACCTCACGTTCGCGTGGTGGAAGCTCGACTACACGCTCCACTCGCGCGTCACGGACGTCGAGCGCCCCGCACGCATCGACTGGGAGGTGACGAAGGACCTCGACGCCGCCGGCCAGTGGCTCGTCGAGGAACGGGAGGCCGGTGATGGCCGGAGCGACGCGGACGGTGGAGTGCCCGACGAGGGTGAGGCGGGCGGCGAGGGTGCGACGGGGGACGCCGACGCGTGTCGCGTCCGCCTCGTCGTCACCTACGACCCGAACTCGGCCGACGGGGCCCTCGACCTCCCGATGTTCGTCTCGCTCGACTGGGTGATCGAGAAGGTCGCGGACCTCGTCGTCGAGGAGGGC encodes:
- a CDS encoding SRPBCC family protein, with protein sequence MPVARARRRVKTVEVSTTVYAPREEVYDFLLDFPGYADYSKHLESVRADGDGEPGTEYHLTFAWWKLDYTLHSRVTDVERPARIDWEVTKDLDAAGQWLVEEREAGDGRSDADGGVPDEGEAGGEGATGDADACRVRLVVTYDPNSADGALDLPMFVSLDWVIEKVADLVVEEGERVVERVVADLEGERRRVDLDVSVY